One Stratiformator vulcanicus genomic window, TGAACTCGGGAAGGCTTTCGGAGCCACGAGGACCCCCGAGTTCTTCGTGATCAATGCCGAGCGTAAAGTCGTCTACATGGGTGCATTCGACGACAGCACCGATCCCGAAAAGGTCACTCAATCCTACGTGGCCGATGCCGTCGCCGCGGCATTGAAGGGGGAGTCGCCGGAAGTGACGGAGACCGTTCCGATCGGCTGCAACATCCGCTATCCGCGCCGTCGCCGGCCCCGAGATTGAGCGACGTCATCGACTCTCTTGAACCTGCGATCGGATTAACGGTCGACAATCAGCGGATCGGCGCCACGACGAGACCGCAGCCAATTCAAGGTGCGAAGGACTCGTGGGATCGAAACGAGCCGACGCTCTGCCGCCCGTTTTCCGGGGAAGTCGACGAGCGTCAGCCCGATGACCAGCGCGACGAGACCTTGCCCCGGTCCGATCAGCATGACGACCGCGAGGCAAAGCACGAGAATGCCGAACAGATTCTTGAGAATCCGCAGCAGTAGTAGCCCGTGATGTCCGGCCCGCCAATGGTCCCACGGTGACGTGGCCTCGCGGACAAAATAGTCGGCCGGTAGCGCGGCGATCACCCACGGAACCGACACCAGCGTACCAATTCCGAGGACAGCGGAAGTGATCACAACGCTCCACACCGTTGCCGGGTGGGCGGTCATCCAATCCGTGATCTGCTGCCAGACTTCCACAAGCGACAGCTCACCGAGCGATTGGTGTCGGAAGAAATGGAACTGCGACTACTGAGCGAACGTCGTTGAAAGTCGAACCAACCGGTTCAGATTACGTTGGTCGAAACCTGGTCGGCTCAAGTCGCGGTCAAAAATTGGGGCTGACAGGAATCGAACCTGCACTCCCGAAGGAACGGGAACCTAAATCCCGCGCGTCTGCCAGTTCCGCCACAGCCCCGTGGCCTGTTTGCTCAATGGAATCCTATTCTGGAAGGCGTTTTGACGAAAGCGAGAAGCTCTGCCGCCGAAAATGTTTCGAATTCGCAACGACGGCGGAACAGGCCCTTTCCGCAAGGTTGACCTCATTAACCTATGTTACCAATGGCTTTACGCGATCGTTTGCATCGAGCCGTGTTTACGAGAGTCCCCTTACTCTCCGCAGAATCCGCAAATTGCCCCGGAACTGCTTGACTTCCCGGGCTTACCTACATGTAATTTAGTTGGGTCAAGGCACACGGAACCTTCCTTTGAAATCTCGGGATTACGTGAATCGCCAAAACTGTTAAGACGTGTCAAATCGTGACTTGGTTCGCTTCGGTTGGTCATCGAATGCGTTCTAACGATTTGCTCAGGTTTTCTGAGCAGGTCACTTCGGAATGACGATTTGTACGGTGTTGGCATCGGTGATTCGCCTGCGACTTGGTCGGTCGCGGTTATTTCGTGATTTCGGTCCTGTTTTCGGGGCCACCTTCCACTGGGTCTTCTCCAACGAACGACAAGGCCGTGTCTTGTCGATCGGGAGAATTGGGTATGTCTGGGTCACATTCTGTAGTCGGGTCAGAGCCGCGGCGCGTCGTCGTCAGCGGGATCGGGGTCGTTTCGCCGATTGGTATCGGCGTGGACGCGTTCTGGGATAGCCTCGCGGCTGGTCGGTCGGGCATCGGATATCTCTCGGCCTTTGCGACTGAGCACCTGCCGACTCGGCTTGCCGCCGAAGTGAAAGATTTCGATCCGCTCCGCTTGATCCCCGAGAAGCGCAAATATCTGAAAGTGATGTCGCGAGACGTCCAATTGGGCGTGGCCGCGGCGACGCTGGCCATGGAAGAGGCGGAACTCGTTAAGGGTGACGTCGATCCCGCGCGTCTGGGCGTCGTCTTTGGTGCCGGTCGGATGTCTCCCGACCCGAGCGGACTGTTCCGGGCCGTCTCGGCGTGCCGCGCAAATGGTTCTGACGAACTCGACCTGTCACGGTTCGGCAGCGAAGGGCTGGCGGAAATCGAGCCGCTTTGGCTGATCTCGCAATTGCCGAACATGGCGGCCTGTCACGTCTCCATTGATTACGACGCCCAAGGCCCGAATAACACGATCACCTGTCGCGAAGCCTCTGCTCTGCTTGCCTTGGAAGAATCCGTCCACGCGATTCGTCGAGGTCGGGCTGATGTCATGATCGTGGGTGGTTGCGGGTCGGCGATTCACCCGGTCGATATCGCTAAACTCAGCCTCTACGACAGCCTTTCGCGACGAAGCGACGATCCGGCTCATGCCTGTCGCCCGTTCGATTTCGAGCGGGACGGAACGATCGTCGGTGAAAGCGCTGCGGCGTTTGTCGTTGAAGATTACGAACATGCTCGCGCCCGTGGAGCCGATATCTTCGGCGAAATTCTCGGCGTAGGCTCCGGGTGTGACGGCAAAGGCTTCGCCAACGGAGCGTCCGGCATGGGATTGGTCCGGGCCATCAATTCGGCCATCCGCCAGGCACAGATTGGACCGAAGGACCTGGGGCATATCAACGCCCATGGCAAGAGCACCCAGCGTGATGACCTCGTCGAAGCGCGGGCCTATCACCGCGCGTTGGGCGATTCGGCCGATGTGTTGCCTCTGACCGCTCTGAAGAGCTACTTCGGTCACTGTGACTCAGGTAGCGGGGCTGTGGAATTGGCCGGAAGCCTGCTCGCGATGAGGCACGGGGCGCTGCCTCGTACGCTCAACTACGACACGCCCGATCCGCGATGCCGACTTAATGTCGTGCATGACGAACCATATCGGTTGCGAACATCCGCCGCATTGACGGCGAATCGGACGTCATCGGGTCAGAGCGTCGCGGCCGTCGTCCGCGCCGTCTGATCTCGGCAATCCGATTGATCTCGACAGCCGGATCGTTTTCTAACCCTGATACGAATGCTTGCCAGCAAGCTCAGCGTTCTGCCGAAGGCTAATGAGCCGCGAAGGCGTGCTCTGAGTTGGGCATGTCGAAGGGTCGATTTGGTCGCGATCTGATGAATTGCGATCGACGCCGAAGTTCAGGCCAGCCAAGATTGCCCAGTTTGCCCGACCGCAACGACCGTCGCGACCGCGGGAATCGTCGGAGTGGTCGCGATCGTTTTGATGATCATGTTTAATCCATCCGGCCCGACCGTCGATAACACGAATCGCAGTCGGACGGTCGGAGGTTTCCCGTCCGTCGTCACACGATGCTTTTATGGAAGACGCCGCCACGGATGGTGACCGACAATACTCTCCCTGCCCCGATCGATTTCTCAGCCGACAGCCTCTCGAAGCGAGGCGGCGCGGCTCATCTCGTTGGCATTGGTGGCGCCGGGATGAAATCACTGGCGGAACTACTGGGCGACGCCGGTTGGACGGTCACGGGCTCCGATCTTGATGAGTACACATTGTCGGCGATGCGCGACCGGGGGCTGCGAGTCTTCGACGGCCATGACGATGCGAATCTGCCGGAATCGCTCGACCTACTGATTCACTCATTCGCCGTCGACGGTTCGAACCCGGAGCGTGAAGCGGCGGCTCGCAAAGGGATCCCTCAGTTATCATACAGCGAGGCCATCGGGTCGCTGATGCGATCTCGCACCGGGGTGGTTGTCGCGGGAACGCACGGCAAGAGCACAACGGCCGCAATGACGGCCCTCATCCTGCGGCACGCCGATCTTGATCCCTCTGCGGCAATCGGTGCGGCACTGAAGCATCCAGCCGGACCGCGTCCCTTGGGATGGTACGGCACCGGTTCGAAGTTCGTCGCTGAAGGCTGCGAGTACGGGTCGAACTTTCTGTCGCTGCATCCGACCTACGCGGCGGTCCTAAATGTCGAACATGACCATCCGGACTGCTTCGCGAGTTTTGACGAGGTGCGAAGTGCATTCGCAGCCTTCGTTGCCCAAGTCTCAGCGGACGGTGCGGTCGTCCTGAACGCAGATGACTCCAATTGTGCCGCGTTGGCCCGCGAGGCGCAGTGCCGCGTTGTCAACATCTCGAATCGGCCTCACAGCGGATTGTGGATGGGCGACATTCGACCGACCCCTGAAGGCCAACGGTTCCGGGTGTTTGAAGGCGATCGATTTCTGGGCGAAATCCCGCTGCAAGTCCCCGGTGAGCACAACGCATTCAATGCACTCGCCGCACTGGCGCTTTCGCTGGAATGTGATGTCCCGTTTGCGACGTCCCGCGAAGCGCTGTGGGGATTTGAAGGATTGTCTCGTCGATTCGAAGTGCGCGGATCGTGGCGCGGGCGGATCCTTATCGATGACTATGCACATCACCCGACGGCAGTCGCCGCGGCGATCCGGACCGCCCGAGTGATGTATCCGGAGCGTCGCGTGTGGGCGATCATGGAGCCGCATCAGGTGTCGCGCTTGGATATGTTCTGCGACGACTTCGCGACGGCGCTATCGGCGGCGGACGAGGTCATCGTCGCGCCGGTTTTTCGAGCTCGCGAGTCGGATTCCGATGCGGCTCTTTCGGCTGAGCGATTGGTGTCGCAAATAAATCGCAGTGGCACAGCGGGGTGTCTGATCGAGTCGCTTGACCGCATTGTGACGACTTTGGACGATGCTACCGCGCCGGGTGATGTGTTATTGACGCTCGGAGCTGGAACGATCGACCGAGTGCACGATGCCATTTCCCGACGACTTCGCCGACATCACGTTGCAGGATGAGCCGCTGGCTCCTCACACCTGGCTCAAAGTGGGCGGCCCCGCCCAGTTCTTTGTCGAGCCGAGGGAGGTTGATGAGTTGCAGCAGATCGTCCGGGCCTGTCACAAGCAGAGCATCCCGGTCCGTTTGCTGGGTGGTGGCTCCAATCTCTTGATCTCTGACGACGGCGTCAGCGGAGCGGTCATCCGATTGCCGCGTGACAACTTCGGCTCGTTCGAAACGGAAGGGGGCCGAGTCCGTTGCTCGGCCGCGATGCCGTTGTCGCACCTGGTCTCTCGGACGGTCAAGCAGGGGCTCGTCGGGCTGGAGGCATTGACCGGCATACCCGGGACGGTCGGCGGGGCACTGCACGGCAACGTTGGAGGGCGACAGGGTGACATCGGTCGCTTCATCAGACGAGCGACCGTCATGACGATTGCCGGCGAGATATTTACCCGCACGGCCGATGAACTCCAATTCGGTTATCGCGAAAGCAGCCTTGATGAACTCGTCATTCTCGATGCCGAGTTGGAACTCGGTACCGGCGACCCGGACGAGATCGCCAAGCGGATGCGAAAAATTTGGATTGCGAAAAAGACATCGCAGCCGTTCGCTTTCCAATCCGCAGGTTGCATCTTCAAGAATCCAAGAGGCAAGAGTGCCGGAGAGCTGATCGATCGGGCCGGTCTCAAGGGGACGCGGATCGGCGGAGCGACGATCAGCGACCGTCACGCCAATTTCATCATCACGGACGACGGGGCGACGGCAGACGATGTCTCTCGGCTGATTGATTTGGCTCGCTCGAAAGTCGCTGACCAGCTCGGCGTCGAACTCGAAGTTGAAGTCAACCGTTGGTGACGTCGGCGGAAATTAAACGCCTCGCGCAGATATTGCGGAGTCGTCGCGTCGTCGTGCTTGCCGGCGGTTGCTCAGCCGAACGCGAAATCAGTCTGCTCAGCGGAGCGTCAATCGAAGTCACTCTGCGTAGAGCGGGAATCGCAGCAGACGTTGTCGATCCCGGGACCGACGAATCCGAAGCGTTTCGAGTAATCGATGAGCTTCGATCAAGCCGCCCTCTCGTTTTTGTCGCACTGCACGGGGCGTTCGGCGAGGATGGCCGGATTCAACAGCGTCTGGAGCGCAACAAGGTTGCGTTCACCGGGTCGGCTTCGGATGCATCGCGGATCGCTTTCGAAAAGTCGCGGCTGAAGACCCGTTGGGTCGCCGAAGGGGTTCGCACCGCACCCTTCGCGGTCATTGGTCACGATTTCGTAGACCGTCTTGATTTGGATTCAATCTGGCGGCAGTTCGGCGGCAAGGCACTGGTCGTCAAGCCGACCGCTTCGGGATCGAGCCTGGGTGTCGGGCGGGTCGATCGGTTCAGCGACTTCGCTCCTCGAATTCACGATGCCCTTCGCTTTGGATGCGAAGTAATGGTCGAGCCGTTTCTTGCGGGACCGGAATGGTCCGTCGGCTTCTACGACTCGGACTGTATCGGCGTGAACCGGATCACCACGGACGAGACGGCTGGCCTATTCGACTATACTCGCAAGTATTCCAGCGTGGCGTCCCCGTTCGAGCCGATGTCGCCGTCCGCGTCGGGCATTCCCGTGGGACTGATCCCTCTCGCAAAGGATGCAGTCCGCTCGGCGGGAGCGCGGGGGATGTCACGTGTTGACGTGCGTGAGGATTCGTCCGGGCAAATGTTCGTCTTGGAAATAAACACCGTCCCCGGCTTCTCAGCAAAGAGCCAGTACCCGCGGATGGCTGAAACGTCCGGCATTGGTTTCGAGTCGCTCTGCATTCGGGCGCTCGGCGATTGCATACTCGGACATTGAGGCAATTGCCTTGTGCTTTCCGGTAAACGACCGGGGCGAAGCACCGCTATGTCGCGGCGTGATGCGTCGGCAGCAGCGATTGCCGGCTCCTATGTCGAGCTCAGGC contains:
- a CDS encoding beta-ketoacyl-[acyl-carrier-protein] synthase family protein → MSGSHSVVGSEPRRVVVSGIGVVSPIGIGVDAFWDSLAAGRSGIGYLSAFATEHLPTRLAAEVKDFDPLRLIPEKRKYLKVMSRDVQLGVAAATLAMEEAELVKGDVDPARLGVVFGAGRMSPDPSGLFRAVSACRANGSDELDLSRFGSEGLAEIEPLWLISQLPNMAACHVSIDYDAQGPNNTITCREASALLALEESVHAIRRGRADVMIVGGCGSAIHPVDIAKLSLYDSLSRRSDDPAHACRPFDFERDGTIVGESAAAFVVEDYEHARARGADIFGEILGVGSGCDGKGFANGASGMGLVRAINSAIRQAQIGPKDLGHINAHGKSTQRDDLVEARAYHRALGDSADVLPLTALKSYFGHCDSGSGAVELAGSLLAMRHGALPRTLNYDTPDPRCRLNVVHDEPYRLRTSAALTANRTSSGQSVAAVVRAV
- the murC gene encoding UDP-N-acetylmuramate--L-alanine ligase, translating into MVTDNTLPAPIDFSADSLSKRGGAAHLVGIGGAGMKSLAELLGDAGWTVTGSDLDEYTLSAMRDRGLRVFDGHDDANLPESLDLLIHSFAVDGSNPEREAAARKGIPQLSYSEAIGSLMRSRTGVVVAGTHGKSTTAAMTALILRHADLDPSAAIGAALKHPAGPRPLGWYGTGSKFVAEGCEYGSNFLSLHPTYAAVLNVEHDHPDCFASFDEVRSAFAAFVAQVSADGAVVLNADDSNCAALAREAQCRVVNISNRPHSGLWMGDIRPTPEGQRFRVFEGDRFLGEIPLQVPGEHNAFNALAALALSLECDVPFATSREALWGFEGLSRRFEVRGSWRGRILIDDYAHHPTAVAAAIRTARVMYPERRVWAIMEPHQVSRLDMFCDDFATALSAADEVIVAPVFRARESDSDAALSAERLVSQINRSGTAGCLIESLDRIVTTLDDATAPGDVLLTLGAGTIDRVHDAISRRLRRHHVAG
- the murB gene encoding UDP-N-acetylmuramate dehydrogenase, whose protein sequence is MPFPDDFADITLQDEPLAPHTWLKVGGPAQFFVEPREVDELQQIVRACHKQSIPVRLLGGGSNLLISDDGVSGAVIRLPRDNFGSFETEGGRVRCSAAMPLSHLVSRTVKQGLVGLEALTGIPGTVGGALHGNVGGRQGDIGRFIRRATVMTIAGEIFTRTADELQFGYRESSLDELVILDAELELGTGDPDEIAKRMRKIWIAKKTSQPFAFQSAGCIFKNPRGKSAGELIDRAGLKGTRIGGATISDRHANFIITDDGATADDVSRLIDLARSKVADQLGVELEVEVNRW
- a CDS encoding D-alanine--D-alanine ligase family protein translates to MTSAEIKRLAQILRSRRVVVLAGGCSAEREISLLSGASIEVTLRRAGIAADVVDPGTDESEAFRVIDELRSSRPLVFVALHGAFGEDGRIQQRLERNKVAFTGSASDASRIAFEKSRLKTRWVAEGVRTAPFAVIGHDFVDRLDLDSIWRQFGGKALVVKPTASGSSLGVGRVDRFSDFAPRIHDALRFGCEVMVEPFLAGPEWSVGFYDSDCIGVNRITTDETAGLFDYTRKYSSVASPFEPMSPSASGIPVGLIPLAKDAVRSAGARGMSRVDVREDSSGQMFVLEINTVPGFSAKSQYPRMAETSGIGFESLCIRALGDCILGH